From Ostrinia nubilalis chromosome 9, ilOstNubi1.1, whole genome shotgun sequence, one genomic window encodes:
- the LOC135074443 gene encoding deoxyhypusine hydroxylase, which translates to MSNIGEQELINIGKVLNDPSRPMKERFRALFTLRNLGGETAIKCISDCFTDESVLLKHELAYCLGQMLDKRAIPVLRSVLEDKNQDPIVRHEAGEALGAIGDPNLRELLEKYKNDPAIEVAETCQIALQRLDWVANDGASEKLSKSPYCSIDPAPPSSENDVPTLSKTLMDESKPLYERYRAMFSLRNLATTESIKALGEGLNASSALFRHEVAFVFGQMQDERSIPFLKKALEDTAEHEMVRHEAAEALGSIATDECTEVLKRYLHDPRPVVRESCEVALDMSEYENSPEFQYANTLLAVKAEA; encoded by the exons aTGTCTAACATTGGCGAGCAAGAGCTAATAAACATTGGAAAAGTCTTAAACGATCCGTCTAGGCCCATGAAAGAGCGCTTCAGGGCATTATTCACTCTAAGAAACTTAGGCGGCGAAACAGCTATAAAATGTATCAGTGATTGTTTTACAGATGAATCTGTGCTTTTAAAACATGAATTGGCTTATTGCCTAGGCCAAATGCTGGATAAAAGGGCCATTCCAGTGCTGAGAAGTGTTTTAGAGGACAAAAACCAAGACCCCATAGTTCGCCATGAGGCAG GTGAAGCCCTTGGAGCTATAGGTGATCCGAATCTCCGAGAACTACTTGAAAAGTACAAGAATGACCCTGCAATTGAAGTAGCGGAGACTTGCCAGATAGCCCTACAGAGACTTGACTGGGTGGCCAATGATGGAGCTAGCGAGAAGTTATCTAAGAGTCCGTACTGTTCGATAGATCCTGCGCCACCGAGCAGTGAAAATGATGTACCTACACTGAGCAAGACATTGATGGATGAGTCTAAACCGTTGTATGAGAGGTACAGAGCAATGTTCAGCTTGAGAAATCTGGCCACTACTGAGAGTATAAAGGCTTTGGGAGAag GCCTCAACGCTAGCAGTGCCCTGTTCCGTCACGAAGTTGCCTTTGTATTCGGCCAGATGCAAGATGAGCGGAGTATACCTTTCTTAAAGAAAGCCCTTGAGGACACCGCTGAACATGAGATGGTGAGGCACGAAGCAGCTGAAGCGTTAGGGTCCATAGCTACGGACGAATGCACAGAGGTTTTGAAAAG GTACCTCCACGACCCTCGCCCAGTGGTCAGGGAAAGCTGCGAAGTGGCTCTAGATATGTCTGAATATGAGAACAGCCCGGAGTTCCAGTATGCTAACACACTGCTCGCTGTCAAGGCTGAGGCGTAG
- the LOC135074932 gene encoding globin-2 A chain-like, whose amino-acid sequence MYSLWNKIMWGGDPDEVNIVTGLTRRDVYKIKTSWAVMYADAEKYGMELFFGLFRLNPETKTFFKTIRHLSEEEIKQSVQFRAHVINLMTSLHTAVMHLHQPELVIALMNKLGETHKKRRVETKHFNQLKEVLANILTNQMNANEELVASWVRFVDFIYRHIFDKL is encoded by the exons ATGTATTCCTTATGGAACAAGATAATGTGGGGAGGAGACCCCGACGAAGTGAACATCGTCACGGGACTGACGCGGCGGGACGTATACAAGATCAAAACCAGCTGGGCGGTCATGTATGCTGATGCAGAGAAGTATGGAATGGAGCTGTTTTTTGG ATTATTCCGCCTCAATCCAGAAACGAAGACATTCTTCAAAACCATCCGCCACCTTAGCGAAGAGGAGATCAAACAAAGCGTCCAGTTCAGGGCCCACGTCATCAACCTGATGACGTCACTCCACACTGCGGTCATGCACCTTCACCAGCCTGAGTTGGTGATCGCACTGATGAACAAGTTAGGGGAAACTCATAAGAAGAGACGCGTTGAGACAAAGCACTTTAAT cAACTGAAGGAAGTATTAGCAAATATCTTGACAAACCAAATGAATGCAAATGAAGAACTGGTAGCGTCGTGGGTGAGATTCGTGGACTTCATCTACCGTCACATTTTTGACAAACTTTGA